One window from the genome of Candidatus Binatia bacterium encodes:
- a CDS encoding ABC transporter substrate-binding protein produces MKSITGMARFAFIILPLLIFNSAGEVRGQSSKEIVDAAKKDGQLVFYAGIPVPDAQAILAVFEKKYPFIKTTFYRSTGPALVSRIQTEQRAGQSVWDVMNSTGFEPYVLLEQGYFTKYESPERKHFPEGHKDSEGYWATMYTSPNLMSYNTRLVSSKDLPKDYSELLDPKWKGKLGLDSSDFEWYCELEEDMGK; encoded by the coding sequence ATGAAATCCATAACCGGCATGGCACGCTTCGCGTTCATCATTTTGCCGCTGCTGATTTTTAACTCGGCCGGAGAAGTTAGAGGCCAATCCTCAAAGGAAATCGTTGACGCGGCTAAAAAGGACGGGCAACTAGTTTTTTACGCGGGCATCCCAGTTCCGGATGCGCAGGCGATACTCGCGGTCTTCGAGAAGAAATATCCTTTCATCAAGACGACTTTTTATCGCTCGACCGGGCCGGCGTTGGTCTCGCGCATTCAAACCGAGCAGCGCGCCGGACAGTCCGTCTGGGATGTCATGAACAGCACCGGGTTCGAGCCTTACGTGCTGCTCGAGCAGGGTTATTTCACCAAATACGAATCGCCGGAGAGAAAACATTTTCCCGAGGGGCACAAGGATAGCGAAGGGTATTGGGCCACCATGTACACGAGTCCGAACCTGATGAGCTACAATACCCGGCTGGTTTCGTCAAAAGATCTGCCGAAAGATTACTCCGAGCTGTTGGATCCGAAGTGGAAAGGCAAGCTCGGCCTGGATTCGTCGGACTTTGAATGGTATTGCGAACTTGAAGAAGACATGGGGAAGTGA
- a CDS encoding extracellular solute-binding protein, with product MKKTWGSEKARNFFDGLRTQDVRLIQGRTLLTELLGTGEFTVLVNNYLQNVVEAKRKGNAVDFLALDPVIAGSGLVGINKNAPHPAAARLFIDFVLSKEGQELIVKTDRSSVRKDVAGNPFDLIKNVRIVASDLNLGKNYVETRDEYRQLLGIK from the coding sequence TTGAAGAAGACATGGGGAAGTGAGAAAGCGCGTAATTTTTTTGACGGACTCAGAACGCAGGACGTGCGCCTGATTCAGGGACGCACACTGCTCACGGAGCTCTTGGGAACCGGAGAGTTCACCGTTCTGGTCAATAATTATCTTCAGAACGTCGTGGAAGCGAAGCGCAAGGGCAATGCCGTCGATTTTCTTGCTCTCGATCCCGTCATCGCCGGGTCGGGGCTCGTCGGCATCAACAAAAACGCGCCCCATCCCGCCGCGGCCAGGCTCTTCATCGATTTTGTGCTTTCCAAAGAGGGCCAGGAGCTGATCGTGAAAACCGACCGGAGCTCGGTGCGCAAAGACGTGGCGGGCAATCCCTTCGATTTGATAAAGAACGTCAGAATTGTCGCCTCGGATTTAAATCTTGGAAAGAATTATGTCGAGACGAGAGACGAATACCGGCAACTCCTCGGAATCAAATAG
- a CDS encoding amidohydrolase family protein, whose product MTYVDCDSHILPRDAFDEVAPEFRDEGPRIAVDAEGNSSVVYPARQRNIPDYARHIPNPFNPRPRTSGDDPSVRVADMSKARFDVQVLVPSNGAFYYDVEPKLAMSVCRSYNNAIGRILKKYPGKFFGLATLPLQDAPRAADELERAVRGLGLHAAVSYSSVKEKDLDDEELWPVYAKAEELNVPIIVHPVNTGPIAGGWRLTRHYKTRGYGFWSAMGNAIENSIALANLMFGGVLDAFPRLRFCFMEGGGTQVPHLMESLSAVYQGEGDYDRLKTRPKREPAGYLDRLYFSIRPTEGLLGVLVERLGSQSWVVGTDYPHADTMGSWPNTVPVINAREDLSKEAKDAILGGNALRLFGMNGR is encoded by the coding sequence ATGACGTATGTCGATTGCGATTCCCATATTTTACCGCGCGACGCCTTTGACGAGGTTGCGCCGGAGTTCCGCGACGAAGGACCGCGCATCGCCGTGGATGCTGAAGGAAACTCCTCAGTGGTTTACCCGGCGCGGCAACGAAATATTCCAGACTACGCGCGGCACATTCCCAACCCCTTTAACCCGCGGCCGCGCACTTCGGGAGACGATCCGTCGGTTCGCGTCGCCGACATGAGCAAAGCCCGCTTCGACGTGCAGGTCCTGGTTCCGAGCAACGGCGCTTTCTATTACGACGTCGAGCCCAAGCTCGCGATGAGCGTCTGTCGCTCTTACAACAATGCGATCGGCCGCATCCTAAAAAAATATCCGGGGAAGTTCTTCGGGCTGGCGACGCTCCCGCTCCAAGATGCTCCGCGGGCGGCCGACGAGTTGGAGCGGGCGGTTCGCGGGCTCGGCCTGCACGCCGCCGTGAGCTACAGCAGCGTCAAGGAGAAGGACCTCGACGACGAGGAGCTGTGGCCGGTTTACGCCAAGGCCGAGGAACTCAACGTTCCGATCATCGTCCACCCCGTCAACACCGGGCCGATCGCCGGAGGTTGGCGGCTGACGCGCCACTACAAAACCCGCGGCTACGGTTTTTGGAGCGCCATGGGCAATGCCATCGAGAATTCGATCGCGCTGGCGAATCTCATGTTCGGCGGCGTCCTGGACGCTTTTCCCAGACTGCGCTTTTGCTTCATGGAGGGCGGAGGTACTCAGGTTCCCCATCTTATGGAGTCTCTCTCGGCGGTCTATCAAGGGGAGGGAGACTACGATCGCCTGAAGACAAGACCCAAGCGCGAGCCGGCCGGATACCTGGACCGGCTCTATTTTTCTATTCGTCCCACGGAAGGTTTGCTCGGCGTTCTGGTCGAGCGCCTCGGGAGTCAAAGCTGGGTCGTGGGGACCGACTACCCGCACGCGGACACCATGGGAAGTTGGCCGAATACGGTGCCGGTCATCAACGCGCGCGAAGATCTTTCCAAAGAGGCGAAGGACGCGATCCTCGGCGGCAACGCCCTGAGGCTCTTCGGCATGAACGGGCGGTAG
- a CDS encoding BON domain-containing protein, with translation MTKALGSLAVCILLLTALSGCVALTGETMGQNIDDTNITATVKTKLTAEKASNFTRIDVDTTRGVVYLNGVVASAADRARAEQIASQVGGVKSVVNNLQVQKP, from the coding sequence ATGACCAAAGCACTGGGGTCTCTGGCGGTTTGCATCCTGCTCCTCACGGCTCTTTCCGGATGTGTGGCTCTCACCGGCGAGACCATGGGCCAGAATATCGACGATACCAACATCACGGCGACGGTGAAGACAAAGCTGACGGCCGAAAAGGCCTCGAACTTCACCCGCATCGACGTGGACACGACCCGGGGCGTCGTTTACTTGAACGGGGTCGTCGCGAGCGCTGCGGATCGGGCGCGCGCCGAGCAGATCGCATCGCAGGTCGGCGGCGTGAAGAGCGTGGTCAACAATCTGCAGGTGCAGAAGCCTTAG
- a CDS encoding urea carboxylase-associated family protein: protein MKKVKEQHLPHNTGWAGEIKKGQVLRIIATTTVDFVCFKRENLKERFDQARTKVYNGKIFVTTGDKLMGRNNQHMMTIVADTNDQGTHDLQKGMCSGYRFQLAKKEGRLREYYHRDYKDEDIPDHGCYENLSRALAPYGIEPEDIPNPWNLNQHMIIDGKTGKMEHTTVRAKPGSYVDLRAEMDLLVAMSACPDMPVGGQPLDLLIYVPLIKR, encoded by the coding sequence ATGAAAAAAGTGAAGGAGCAGCACCTGCCGCACAACACCGGCTGGGCCGGAGAGATAAAAAAGGGCCAGGTGCTGCGGATCATCGCGACCACCACGGTCGATTTCGTCTGCTTCAAACGGGAGAATTTGAAAGAGCGCTTTGACCAGGCACGCACCAAGGTTTACAACGGCAAGATTTTCGTCACCACCGGCGACAAGCTGATGGGACGAAACAACCAGCACATGATGACGATCGTCGCGGACACCAACGATCAGGGAACTCACGACCTGCAGAAAGGCATGTGCAGCGGCTACCGTTTTCAGCTCGCCAAAAAAGAGGGAAGGCTCCGGGAGTACTACCACAGAGATTACAAGGACGAAGACATTCCGGACCACGGCTGCTATGAAAATTTATCGCGGGCGCTGGCACCCTATGGCATCGAGCCGGAGGATATCCCCAATCCGTGGAACTTGAACCAGCATATGATCATCGACGGCAAGACCGGAAAGATGGAGCATACGACGGTCCGGGCGAAGCCGGGGAGCTACGTCGACCTCCGCGCCGAGATGGATCTATTGGTCGCGATGAGCGCCTGCCCCGACATGCCGGTGGGTGGACAACCGCTTGATCTCTTGATTTACGTACCGTTAATCAAGAGATAA